A stretch of DNA from Streptomyces sp. P9-A2:
TCCCCATGGCGCAATTCCATGACCGCCAAAGCTTCGCCGTCTCCGACGCACCCCTGACTCGCTGGGTATGGTCCCGCAACCGGCTGCGTGAGCCGTTGGCACGCCGGGTGAAGAACCGCACCCTCCCGGTCGACGCCGCCTCTCCCCTGGCGGCCGAACGGGCATGGTTCCTCGCTCAGCAGATCATGGGGAAGGGGCGGCCTGGCAGACTCGGCCGGGAGATCTCCTTGGAGGACCTCCGGCCGGAGGTGGATGCGCTGATGGCGCATGTCGAGACAACGCGATGGTCGCGGTGGCAGTGGGGCAGATACACCGTGGACTCCGCCGACGTCCGCTGGCTCCACGCCCAGTTGCAGCACCTGCCTGAGGACAAGCTCACCGATCCGCGCCCGCCCGCCGACCGCCCAGGGGAAGGCCGCTACCTCTGGCAGACCTACTCCCCCGAACTGACCCGATCCATCACCCAGGACGTCGTACGCGACGCCCTCGCCGGCTACCGCGACCTGGTGCAGCACAACTTTCCCCGGTTCGGGGCCGCGCTCGGCCTGTACAGCATCTTCCCGGTCCGCGCCGACGGCCTAGTGATCATGCCGGAGCCAGGTAACACCAAGGCCTACAGCGCCAACGTTGCCTACACCCTGCGCACTAATGCCGGATCTCGTATGCAGGATGCGCCAGCAGTGGAGTTCGACCTCGCCGAGGAGCCGAACATCCCCAGCTCCCTGTGGAGCAGTCTGCAAGAGGACCACGCCTCGGTGCGGAAGATTTCAAGTCCAGTGAGACGGTCGTGATGCTATGAGGTTTGTGGTGCGGGTTCGCGGCGCTTGGACGGGTCGTTGATCCAGGCCGTCTGGGGTATCTCGGGTGGTCGGGGGCGGCGGCCGAAGCGTTCGGGGTGGCGGGCGTATGCCTCGGCGAGGGTGACCGCGCGCTGGTCGCGGACCTCCTCGGCGGTCCCGAAGTGGACGGAGGCGGGTGTGTGCCAGCCGATGCCCGAGTGCCGGTGCTCGTGGTTGTAGTACGCGATGAAGGCGTCGAACCATTCGCGGGCGTGGGCCAGCGAGTCGAACCGTTCGGGATAGTCCGACATGTACTTCGTGGTCTTGAACTGGGCCTCGCTGTAGGGGTTGTCGTTGGAGACCTTCGGCCGCGAGTGCGACCTTGTCACCCCGAGGTCGATCAGCAGCTGGGAGACCTTCTTGCTCGTCATCGAGGTGCCGCGGTCGGCGTGCACGGTCTCGGGCACGATCCCGTTGCGGACGATGGTCTCGCGGATCAACTCCTCGGCCCGTTCGGCCGATTCAGCGGCCTCGACGGTGTGGCCGACGATGTAGCGGCTGAAGATGTCGATGATGACGTAGGCGTGATACCAGATGCCCTTTGCCGGTCCGGCCGCCTTGGTGATGTCCCAGGTGAACACCTGCGACGGGGCGGTGGCCACCAGCTCGGGCACCGCCTGGGCGGGGTGGGTGGCCTGTCTTCGGCGCTCGCCGGACTGGCCCTTCTCGCGCAGGATCCGGTACATCGTGGAGACCGAGCAGTGGTAGCGCCCGGCATCCAGCTCGCGGGCCCAGATCTGCGCGGGCGCCAGTTCGGCGTACTCGTCGCTGTTCATCAACTCCATTACCGCAGACCGTTCTTCGGCCGTCAGGGCCGAGGGCTGGACCTGCGGCTTGCGGGGCCGGCGTGGTGGCGCCGGACGCAGCCGGCGGTAGTGGGTGGCCCGCGAGCGGCCGGTCAGCCGGCACGCCGCAGTCACACCCAGCACGCCCTCGACGCCGGTGAACGCGTCATCGGCCACCGGGGTGACGGCAGCGTTCAGTCCGCGCCCTCGGAGATCATTTCCAAGAGCGCGGAAGCTTTTCCCATAACCTCCAGCGCGGCCTTGTTCCGCGCCAGTTCCTTCTCCAGACGCTCCACCTGGCGGCGCAGTTTCTCGTTCTCCGCCTCGGCAGCAGACTTCTTCGGCCTCGCCGGGCCGGTACGCTGGTCGACCAGCTTCTCCAGAGCCCCGGCATCCCGCGCGGCCCGCCACTCCTTCACATGCGAGTGGTACAGCCGCTCGCGGCGCAGGACCGCGCCCTTCTCGTTCTGCGGGGCGGCGTCGTACTCGGCCACGATCCGCAGCTTGTACTCCGGGCTGAAAGTGCGGCGCTTCGGCCGGGGAGCCGGGTCGGATCCGGCGGACTTGCTGCTGGTCATGAGGGGGTGGTTCTCCTGTCGTGCCCTCTCAGGCTAACCCGCCGAAGCGGGACGTCTCACCCAAGGCTGACAGAGAGGGGTGTTCCATCGCCCAGCAGTGCATCACGAGGAGTTGTCGACAGGGCTGGAACGTCAGGCCACCAACCTCGCCTACAGCTGGCTAGCCCGGGACCTGAAGGCGGTTGGCTGGCTGGAACACGCAGTGACCTTCCCGGAGTGACCGCACAGGCGGCCTGCCCAGCCGACGAAGACATCGAAGCCCGTCGCGAACCGGCCTGGCCGTGCGACCTCCTCGGCATACCCCTGGGCCGCCGACCACCACACCATCCGCGCGCACAAGTGACAGGCCCGCGGGGACAGATGGCCTCTCCCGATCGGACGCCTCTGACCAGCGCAAACTCGCCACCCGCTATAGCAGTCTGCACAAGAATGACATGGCCGTTCGTCACTCATGTCAGCACCAGATGAGCACCATCCGTCAGCGCCAACCGCCAGGTCACCGGGCCCATACCACTGACGCTCAAATGACGATTCTCAACTGACACTCCCCTACAGACTTGCACGCTGCGGGTTTGTCGGCTTGGGACCTGATCGTCGTGGACGAGGCCCACCGGGTTTCGGGCCGGATCGGGAAGCCGTGGGCGGTCGTGCACGACAACCAGAAGATCCCGTCCCTGCGCCGTCTGTACATGACGGCCACGCCCCGGCTGTGGCAGCTCGGGGACGAGGACGAGGCCGGCGCCCCCGGCGAGCTGGTCGCGAGCATGGAAGACGACCCCGAGAGCCCCTTCGGCAGCAGGGCGTTCACTTTGACGCTCTCGGAGGCCATCGACAGGGGAATCTGTGCCCCCTACCAGGTCGTATGCGTGGACGTCACCGACACCGCGCTCCAGGCCGCACAGCTCCTGGGCGCGGAGGGCCGCTCGGCAGAGGTCCGCGGGGCACGACTCGCCGCACTGCAGACCGCCCTGGTGAAAGCGTCCGCTGAGGAGGGCTTCCGCCGCACGCTGGTCTTCCACCACATGGTGAAGGAGGCCGAAGCCTTCGCGGCCGGCCTCCCCGACGTCGCCGCGCAGCTGTACGCCAGCGACCCTGAGCTGTACCCCAAGGCGATCTGGGCGGACTGGCTGTGCGGGGATCACAAGCCGCTCCACCGGCGGCGTCTGCTGGGCGAGTTCGCGGCCGGGATTGCCACGGACGGCACCGTGGTGGAGAAGTGCTTCCTGTGCTCGGTGAAGGTCCTGGGCGAGGGGGTTGATACCAAAAACTGTGACTCCGTGTACTGGGCCGACGTGCGCGGCTCCATGCCCGACCTCGTCCAAGCCGTCGGCCGCGCGCTGCGCATGCAGCCCGGTGAGGGCAAGGTCGCCTCGCTCGTCGTGCCCGTCCTGCTCGGGCCGGGCGAGACGGCAGACAACATGCTCACGAGCAGGGCGTTCGGCGGGCTGGCCAAGCTGCTGGAGGCACTCAGGGCGCACGACGCCCGGGTAGTGGAGCAGCTCGCCGAGCAGCAGGCCCCGAGCGCCTACAAGCCCGCCTCGAAAGCCGAGCAAGACCAGGAAAGCCTGGGCGAGGGGAACGGGTCCGGCGGGCCGTCGGCGGCCGCGCGGAAGCTGCTGAAGTTCTCCACCCCGCGCGACCCGGGGCAGCTGGCCGCGTTCATCAACCTGCGGGTCCTGAACCCCGAGCACGAACACTGGCGGCGCGGCGTGGAGGCGGCCGTCATCTACGCCCGCACCCGCGGCGACCTCAAGGCGCCCTTCACCTACCGGGTGCCCGGCGGGAAGGACCAGGCGGTGGAGTCCGAGGGGTGGCCGGCCTCGCTCGCCGGATTCCCGCTGGGGCAGTGGATCGCCGACAACCGGCGTTTCTACGCCCGCGGTGACATGGACGAGGACCGCGTCGCCCAGCTGGAGAAGCTGGGCATGGTCTGGTCGCACTTCGACGTCGCGTGGGAGGAAGGTCTCGCGGCGGCACGCGGGTGGGCCAAGGAGCACGGGCACCTGCTGGCGCCGCTGGACGCCACCTTCCAGGGCTACCGGGTGGGGATCTGGCTGAAGAACGCGCGGGCCGCCGCCCGCAAGGCGCAGGAGGTCGAGCAGCGGCGTGCCGAGGGCCTGCCCGCGGGGTCGTCGGCCGGCGCGCTGTCGGACGAGCGGCGCGAGCAGCTCGAGGACATCGACCCGTCGTGGTGCCCGAGCTGGCCGGTGACGTGGCAGCGGGCCTTCCACCTCGTCCGGCTCCACCTGGAGGCCGGCCGCCCGCTGCCCACGTCGCCGGGCGACGTCGTGCACCAGGGCGAGGACCTCGGGCGGTGGGTGCGCTCGGTCCGGCTCGGCTGGGACAACCTCACCACCGTCCAGCAGTGGATGTGCGAGCACATCCTCGGGATCGAGCCCGCAGCCGAGGACGAGAAGCCGAAGCCGCGCCGCACTCAGGCCGACAAATGGGCGATCAACTACGAGGCCGCCCGGCAGTACTACGAGCGTGAGGGGCACCTTCAGGTCCCCAGGAAGCACATCGAACGGATCGTCGGCGAGGACCAGGAGGCGCGGGAGCTGAAGCTGGGTGCCTGGATCGGCAATCAGCGGAGCAGGGCCGCGACGCTGACGCCGGAGCGGATGGAGCAGCTGTCCGCGATCGGGATGCGGTGGTCGTAGCGACAAGCAGCGGGCCCGTGCAGGGTGATCTGCACGGGCCCAGAGCCGGACGGCGGTGTGGCGGGGGCGGACATCAGCACTCTGTCTGCGACAGCGTCCAGCGGCCAAGGTGATGCGTGTGACGGCTCCGAACCCTATGCCCCGGGACTGATGGTGATGGTGAGATCGACCTGATCGTAGCCAGCCAGCTGGTCGGTGCCTGCGGTGTCAGCGAGGGACCGGGTGTCGGTGTGCAGGAGGGCCGTGACCAAGGGGGCGGGCCGGTCGTCGAGGGCCAGCGCGAGCGGCCGGGCGGTGCCCTTGGCGATCCAGCCGAGAGGGAGGCCGTTGTGCTCGACCCGGATGGCGTTTGGGTCAGTCGGGTTGTCGTAATCGCGAACGAGGTCGAGGACGGTTCCCGCGGGCAGGCCGGCGAGGTACCCATCACTGTAGGTGTGCCGGACGCCGCGTAGGGGGGTGGTGAATGTTCCGCGGCCGCTGAGGATGGTCTTCTGGACGGTGCGGGGGCTGCGCCGCTCGGCACTGCGGATGAGCAGGGACGCGGTGCTGGGGGTGGTGATGGCGGTGATCTCGTCGGTGGTGAGGTTGCCGAGCCAGCCGGTGAAATCAGAGAAGGACGGCTCGGGGACAGGGCAGCGTGCGGCCAGGTCGATTGCCTCGCTGCGCTGGTGGATGCCCAGGCTGGCGGCGTAGCAGGCAGGGGCGGTGTCAACACCGTACTTGAGCATGGCCGGCAGGGCGGCGAGTGAGCCTTCGGGTGTGATGCCGTGGCGGATCTCCAGGATCTGCAGGATCGAGGAGACGGCCCAGGCCAGGTCTTGGACGATCACCTTGTCGATGTAGTCCGAGGTGACGGTGATGTCCTTGGCGTCAAGGAGCAGCTCGTAGTGGCTGTGGATCTCCTGGAGCGTCCAGCCGGCAATCCAGTCCCCAGCGAGAGGGACGACCGCCCCGATCGGCCGGTCCTTGGCAGTGGCGCTCCGGCGGAGTTCCTGAATCTTGGTGGCAGCGGTCAGGACGATGTCGCGCAGTGCCGGCCATGTCGCGGAGGCAAAGAGCCCGGGGTGCTCGGTGAGGGTGTTCGCGAGCTGCTCGGCGGCGATGATCGCGTCGAGGCCGCCTTGTAGGCTCAGTCCTGTGCGCAGGATCGCCGCGCGGGCGGCCGGGTCGGGGAGCTGTCGGGCGAGAGCGGCGATGCGGCGGGCGGTGAACCGGGCGAGCGGCTTGAGGGACCACTCCTGGGCGCCAATCTGGTGGCCGCCCAGGGTGTGAGTGAGCAGGTCGTGTGCCGCGTCCTCCAGCAGCTGCTGGTCGGGGGTGTCGACGACTTCTTCGGCGAGCATCGTCAGGAGCTGGAGATCGAGCGCCTGCGCCCAGTCGGTCAGCTCTTCCTCTTCTGGGTCGGGCAGTTCGATGTCCGTCAGGTTCTGTCCCGAGGCGGGGCGGGCGCCCAGTCTCGGGATGGCAAGGCGGTGGTAGAGCGCGCCGATGGTGGACAGGACCGGTTCGATGTTGCCCTTGTCGAGGTAGCGGCGCTGAAGCTTTCGGGCGTCCGCGGCGTCCTTGGCGATGAGGACGACGTGGCCCTCGGTCTCCTGGAAGGCTCGGCCGGCGCGCCCGGCTGCGTTCCAGAACTCGCGGACGTCGATCTGCTCTTGGTTCCGCCAGGTGCTGTGCACCAGCACAGTCTTGACCGGCAGGTTCATGCCCTGGGAGAGGGTGCTGGTGGCGCACAGCACGCGCAGTGCGCCGGCGCGGTAGGGCGCGCTCCAGCAGGTGCCGGACGGGCTGCGGGACCGTGCCGTGGTGGTAGGCGATGCCCTGGGTCACCATCACGGTGAGTTCGTGCTCCTCGCCGAGGTGCTCGGCGATTCGCTCCGAGAGTGCCAGGCGTTGATCCCGCTGGTTCCGCACGCCGAGCACCGGGGTGTCTGTCTTCTTCAGTGCCGTTTGCAGGGCGCGCGCGGTGGCCTGCGCGTAGGCGGGCTGGGTGGTGGATATCAGTACCGGGCCGAGGTGTTCGAAGTGCAGCGTCAGTGCGGCCGCGACGTCCTTGGCGTCGCGCGGGGACAATCGCTTTCGGACGAGGTGGCGGGTGAGCACCTTGGGTACGAAGAAGTCTCTGCCTTGGGCGGTGCCGTAGTGGATGCTGCCGGTCTGTCCGTCCTTCTCCTGCCCCTGCCAGGAGAAGATCCCGGTGCGTAGCTGGGAGGGCGACCAGTCGATCTTCGCGTGGTTGGTGCCGTGGGCGGTGGGCTCCAGCCAGCGGGCGATGTCTTCGCCGTTGGGCAGGACCGCGGACAGCAGGACGATCCGCGCCTGCGGGGTGGTGCGGCGGATCCGGGTGAGGACCATCTCCAGGCGCAGCCCGCGCACGGACCGGTCGATGGAGTGTCCTTCGTCGACGAGGACCAGGCGCAGCCGGCCGGCGAGTTCGGGGGTGTTGCGCAGTAGCAAGTCGAGTTTCTCGGTGGTGACGACGAGGACGTCAGTGTAGTCCAGGAGGTGGTTCTCGTAGCGGACGTGTTCGGCGCCGCCGAAGAGGGAGGAGACGCGCAGGCCGACGAGTTCGAGGCTGGCGGCGAGGTGCCGTTCGACCTGGGCGGCGAGCGCGCGGGTGGGCACCACGTACACGGCCAGCGGCGGGTCCATGAAGCGCAGAAGCAGCCCGAGGGGGCTGTCGTCGGCCTCACCGGTGTCGGCGAGGGCGTGGAGGATGGCCCACTCGGCGATGTGGGTCTTGCCCGCGGAGGTGGGCATGGTGACCGTGAAGTTGTGGGCCCGGGCGTCAAGGAGTCCGGCGTCCAGGGCGGTGCGCTGGGAGGGCCAGACCTGGGTGAGCGGGCGGTCGGAGACGATCAGGGACTTGATATAGCGCTCCCAGGTCCTCGACCAGCTGGAGGCGCGGCGCAGCAGGAGCCACGGGGAGGTCGCGACGATGTCCTCGACAGCGTGGGCGAGGGAGTCGACCAGGGTCCAGGTGTCTACGACGGAGGCCTGGAGGAGGATGGCAGCGGCCTGCTTCAGGTCGCTAACTGCCGCG
This window harbors:
- a CDS encoding IS3 family transposase, with amino-acid sequence MADDAFTGVEGVLGVTAACRLTGRSRATHYRRLRPAPPRRPRKPQVQPSALTAEERSAVMELMNSDEYAELAPAQIWARELDAGRYHCSVSTMYRILREKGQSGERRRQATHPAQAVPELVATAPSQVFTWDITKAAGPAKGIWYHAYVIIDIFSRYIVGHTVEAAESAERAEELIRETIVRNGIVPETVHADRGTSMTSKKVSQLLIDLGVTRSHSRPKVSNDNPYSEAQFKTTKYMSDYPERFDSLAHAREWFDAFIAYYNHEHRHSGIGWHTPASVHFGTAEEVRDQRAVTLAEAYARHPERFGRRPRPPEIPQTAWINDPSKRREPAPQTS
- a CDS encoding transposase, yielding MTSSKSAGSDPAPRPKRRTFSPEYKLRIVAEYDAAPQNEKGAVLRRERLYHSHVKEWRAARDAGALEKLVDQRTGPARPKKSAAEAENEKLRRQVERLEKELARNKAALEVMGKASALLEMISEGAD
- a CDS encoding helicase associated domain-containing protein is translated as MSAWDLIVVDEAHRVSGRIGKPWAVVHDNQKIPSLRRLYMTATPRLWQLGDEDEAGAPGELVASMEDDPESPFGSRAFTLTLSEAIDRGICAPYQVVCVDVTDTALQAAQLLGAEGRSAEVRGARLAALQTALVKASAEEGFRRTLVFHHMVKEAEAFAAGLPDVAAQLYASDPELYPKAIWADWLCGDHKPLHRRRLLGEFAAGIATDGTVVEKCFLCSVKVLGEGVDTKNCDSVYWADVRGSMPDLVQAVGRALRMQPGEGKVASLVVPVLLGPGETADNMLTSRAFGGLAKLLEALRAHDARVVEQLAEQQAPSAYKPASKAEQDQESLGEGNGSGGPSAAARKLLKFSTPRDPGQLAAFINLRVLNPEHEHWRRGVEAAVIYARTRGDLKAPFTYRVPGGKDQAVESEGWPASLAGFPLGQWIADNRRFYARGDMDEDRVAQLEKLGMVWSHFDVAWEEGLAAARGWAKEHGHLLAPLDATFQGYRVGIWLKNARAAARKAQEVEQRRAEGLPAGSSAGALSDERREQLEDIDPSWCPSWPVTWQRAFHLVRLHLEAGRPLPTSPGDVVHQGEDLGRWVRSVRLGWDNLTTVQQWMCEHILGIEPAAEDEKPKPRRTQADKWAINYEAARQYYEREGHLQVPRKHIERIVGEDQEARELKLGAWIGNQRSRAATLTPERMEQLSAIGMRWS
- a CDS encoding HIRAN domain-containing protein; translated protein: MNLPVKTVLVHSTWRNQEQIDVREFWNAAGRAGRAFQETEGHVVLIAKDAADARKLQRRYLDKGNIEPVLSTIGALYHRLAIPRLGARPASGQNLTDIELPDPEEEELTDWAQALDLQLLTMLAEEVVDTPDQQLLEDAAHDLLTHTLGGHQIGAQEWSLKPLARFTARRIAALARQLPDPAARAAILRTGLSLQGGLDAIIAAEQLANTLTEHPGLFASATWPALRDIVLTAATKIQELRRSATAKDRPIGAVVPLAGDWIAGWTLQEIHSHYELLLDAKDITVTSDYIDKVIVQDLAWAVSSILQILEIRHGITPEGSLAALPAMLKYGVDTAPACYAASLGIHQRSEAIDLAARCPVPEPSFSDFTGWLGNLTTDEITAITTPSTASLLIRSAERRSPRTVQKTILSGRGTFTTPLRGVRHTYSDGYLAGLPAGTVLDLVRDYDNPTDPNAIRVEHNGLPLGWIAKGTARPLALALDDRPAPLVTALLHTDTRSLADTAGTDQLAGYDQVDLTITISPGA